A window of Methylomonas sp. 11b genomic DNA:
CGTCCTAAATTATCTGGCGCGAGCGTATCGGGATCGATCAGTATCAACTCTCCACGACAACCAGTTCCTGCGCCTAAGCGAACTAGGGATTGAGCAAGAAAACCACCTATCGCACCACAACCAATTAATACAATACGTTTATCTTTCAAATCAGAAAATGATAGATTCCTATTGTGAACAAAATCAGCGCTTATGTCGGTAATATGAACTCTAAAGATATTTCCACCGCTACCTCTTCCGTGCAGAAACTGTTTGTATAATTTAGGACCACGTTTTCCAGCGGTTTTTTTTGCAGCAAGAAGAGTTATTGTGTCTAAATCAAATCCAAAACCAACCCATCCAACTGGACTGCTTATTGCAAAAGTAACAAAACTATATTGTAAATATTCTTGTTCTTTTTCTAGGATATTTTGAAATCTAACGTATAAAATGTTGTCCCAACTTTTTAACCATTCAAAAAGTTCTTTGACTGTCTTTGGCAGTGTATTGTCAGGAATAGTTGGAAATTTCTCAGTGTGCAATATCCAACATTTGCATTTGCTAATTTTAGGCTTAGAAAACCCAAGTGAGCCCGCAATAATTTCAACTTCATTGGCATCATCAGATATGATCGCCTTGCGATTATCATCATCCCCAAGAATGAAGTAATTAGTGGATACTTTCGTTGTATCGATTGTACCTTTTAAGACCAACCAAGGAATACGGCCCTGATCTAAAAGCCAATGAGACAAAAATTCGTTCTGAATATCATGGATACGGTAATCAGAATCTTCTAGTATTTTATTTAATACATCTGTGGCTTGGACCAAACATTGATCAATTGCAGTTGCTGGGTTATAGCGATCTAAAACGATAGAACCCGGCGCGAAATAGCATAAATTTCCCTCTGAACTCAAATGCGGCAAAAGAGCCGGCAAGTGACTTGGATACTCAAGAATCTTAATTACTGGATAAACCAAAAAATCCCAATCACTTATTTCTAAACTTATAGATATTGGCAGCGATGAACAATTAAGAATACCTCTAAAAGTTCGACGTCCATGTCGATGTCCAGTGGAAACAAATCCCTTAGAAGTTAGTAGTCTAAATGCAGCACCAAGCTGGTCATTCGCCATCTCTTAACCAGCTTTTGTTCTGCGAACAACAGGCTGAGATACTCGTTGCGGGGGAGTTGTTCTGACTTCGTCGGCACCATTATCGACTTCGACCCAATCATGCTTATAAGGAATACGTTCACCTAATTTATTTTGGAGTTCAGTAATAGCTTGATGTTTCATGTGCCATTCATAGGAACGAGCCATTCGAATAGCTTGAACAAATTGTTTTGCTCGCTGTGCTGCTAGTGTTTTTTCAACATTTGATAATCGATTATTAAAGTCTTCTGCACCTTCATCAATACCAAACTCACGAATTTCGCCAAGAATCACATTCGAAAGATGTTCTGCGGAAGATTCTAAAACAAGGTCGTCGCGACCTCTATTAGGTTTAAAGGCTTGAGCTATTGCAATCATAATTGAAACTGATGTAGGTCCACCTCCATCCTTCCAATGATAATCCCTCCAAGCTTTAAGATAGCAGCAAACCCTTCGTAATTGTTCTCCATGCTCTTCTACCCTGTCATTGAACCACCTTGAAACAGCTTCTGGGTCCGAGGCTTTCCATTCCCCAGAACGCGTCGCCATCATGATGTCATCCAAGTCCTCCCAAACTTGCTCCGGAATTTCTCCAAATTCTGCACTTTCGGATAGAAAAGCTGAGTCATGAACCATGCTTCGCCCTCTGTTATCTATAGACAGTAGTGCTAAAGATTTCTCCACAATTTCATTAAATTTGTGTTCGGGAGCCGCGTATAGCGGAATATCAATATGGGCCCAGTTTGCTACTTGGATACGAATACAAGTCGATTTCCCTGTCTGTAACTCCCAACCTTTAGACTTACAGAGATCGTAAAGCAATCGCTCTACAAGATCGAAATAAAGCTTTGCCATGGCATGCGGAGGTCCATTTTGCTCCCACACCGCCACAGGAAGATAAACACCATAATCCCAATCCATTTCCTGGTGAGGAGAATATGCGGGCTGGATACATGTTTTATAAGACCATGAACCTTGCGTACGAAAGCGAGGTTCTACAGACTTATCCATATTCAATATCTTTCTGGTTGCCTCTTTAATTCTGGGGCGGAGATGGTCACGAATATCATTTTTACAAGAAACCAAGTAATCACGTTGTTCTTGAGATGGTCGAATAACCTCATTGAATACATCTTTCTCATCGGCATAGAAAAACAGCTTATTTAATTTCAGCATGAATTATCCTTTTTCAGAATTGGAATGTTCACCGTAATAAAATACGGGTGTCTTGGGCGTATGCTCCATAAAGCTATTAAATTTAGAGTTGCCAAGACAGATCTTTGCACTTTCGACTGCCGAACCTTGTAATACTTCTTGAGCAGCAATATCAACCTTGTCTAAGGAAACAGCATTCGCACGTTGATCTGTTAAATCTTCATCAATATGCATGTAATGTTCGGGTTTAAGGCGATGCTTCAACATGTAGTCGGTTAAAGACTCTTGAACTGATATTGACAACCCAAACAATTTTTTCGGAGTGTTGGCTGGATTCAACCCACCCCAATCAATTGTGCCGCCATCACGATTTTTTCGTGGATCAACAGTGAACTTGGACGACATTGTCCCTACGGATAAAAGGTGTATATTGTCTAAATTGTATTCAAAAAAATTCTCCGCCTCATGCAACGCTAATATTCCGGGTGCGTTTGCAAATAACCCACCGTCCACATATTGGTTATTATCAAATACATGTCGTGGGAAATACGCGGGAGCAGCACTAGTAGCTAATGCAATATCAGTGATCTTATGTTGGTGGTCAGTTTTGAAGTTTTTATGATGCGGAGTTTTAAATATAACTGGCTTACCGGTCGTGTAGTTGATTGCAGGAATTATTACAGGATGTTTTAATGAGCCTAACATGCGCTCACCAAATAATTTTTCATCGGAAAGCAGGTTTTTTAAAGAATTATTAGAATACAGTGCTTTAAACATACCAAAAAACGACCAGCGTTGTGGCTTAAAAATTTTATCTCCGTGCTTGACGAATAAATCCACAATGTCTTTAGCAGGTATTTCCAGTGCGAGTGCGAGTGCCAGAATTCCGCCTACAGAAGTACCAGCAATTAAGTCAAACTTTGTCGCTATTGGCGCTTTTATATCTTCCTCAATATTTGCTATTACCTTTGCAGTATAGAGACCCCGGTACCCTCCACCGGATAACGCAAGTATCTGAAACCGATCTACTGTTGACTCGCCCACATCATCCTCCAATGAAAATAATTCAATTGGCAAAGATGGGGATAGGCGACTAAGTTTTCAAGTTTGGTCCTGGCGTTTTTTTTGCCCAGATATTCTCTAACTATTGAGTTTTCTCCATAGTTATAACGTCGCCACCATTTTCAAGATCAGCCATGTCTTCGGGTTCTGCTTGTAATCCGGACTCTTCCCGTGCCAACCGCACCTCTTCACCATGCCCTTGCGCATATGCCGCCCGATGCGCCTGCCGTTCTATCGTGACGATGCGGTTGGCCAAACGCTGCAAGCGTTGCTGCCAATGGTAGCGGGCTTCCACGCAGTGCTTATTGTCGATGACCTGGCAAAGCCACAAGGTATCCATGACGATCATCAGTTGATCCAGTAAGCGAATCAGTTCAACGAACTGAGCAATTTGCGGCGATGCGATCTTGGCTACGAATTCGGTTGGATGAGTGTAGGTCGGCGTTTCGGTTATGCCGTTGTCGGCTTTGAGTTTTTCCAGGCGAGTTTTTTCCTGCTGAAGTTGCGTGGCGCAATCGGCAATCATCGTGCTGACGATAGCCTCGATTTCATCAATGGCTTGTTCCTGTCCGACGATGCGCAAAATCACATCGATCGCGTACAGCGACTTGATCAGACGGTCATAACTCTTGCGTATGACCCGAATCGCCTGTTCGCTGTTGATCTTGAAGGTGCGTTCGAATACCGGGCGGCTTATTTCAAGTCGAGCTGGTTTTACTGGTGCGGAGGTTTCAGCCATTTGCATTCCTTGATGAGTGTGGGATGGACTCCGATAGTAATCGAAGATTTTTTCATCCCTTTTGCAGCTAATGGTGAATTCGACATTAGCTGCAAGATCACTCCAAAAAATTTCTGCTTCAATGTTGGCAACCGTTGTTGGCCGGAGTTTGACCGGAATTTCGCGCAAATCGATCCTGCCCATCAACGCTATCCGACAGTTCATGTTGTCTTTCCAGACAACTTGATCCGGTTTCGACCGGCGTTCCGTCTTCAGGCGGCGTAGGTGGTTTTCATCGGCGAGTCAGGTGCGTCAAGCCTGATGTGATTTCTGTTGTTTGATCAGTTTTCGACCCTACCCTGTCTTGGGAACGCCTATTCCCCTGCTGGGGAGTATGCCTCCGGGATCCAACCCATCACCGCGCAGGTGGGTTTATTTCTCACTTGTCGGGCGCGGCCAATTGGAGGATTTCATCATGGCAAGTCGTGGTGTAAACAAAGTCATATTGCTGGGCCGACTCGGCGCCGATCCGGATATTCGGTATTTACCCAATAACGGCGGCAAGGTGGTGGCAATACGTTTGGCGACTAGCGAAGTCTGGAAAGACCAAGCTAAAGCCAAACAAGAACACACCGAGTGGCACCGGTTGGTGTTTTTCAAAAAACTGGCCGATACGGCCGAGCAGTATCTGCGCAAAGGCAGCAAGATCTATGTGGAAGGTAGTCTTCGCACCCAGCAATGGGATAAAAATGGCGAAAAACGCTACCGCACGGAAGTGGTTGTCCGTGAGTTACAGATGCTGGACCGTGCTGATGAAAACGGGGCTCCTCGTCACTCCAGTCAACCCTCTACACCGCCTACTGCGGCTAATGACGCAGGTTTGGATGAGGATTTCGATGACATTCCGTTTTTCTGAGTAGCTTTTTGCCCTTGTTATTCGCTATTCAGATTGATCTTTAATTAACCCGCCTGGCAGCATCCGCTGTTTAGGTGTTTCACCCCATGGGGACGTCACTCCCCAGATGGGGCATTGCGTCCTCTATTTTTTTAAGGAGACACGCCATGAGCAATCAACCTCGCAATAATCCTGTAAAAACCCGCAATTTGCCAATGCCCATCGATGTCAATCAGGTCTATGGCATTTCGGAGCAGTCCTGGAAAGTCCTCACCGACGTGACGTTCCCAACCGCTAAAACCCCGGAAGCCATCATGATGGCGCTGGATTACTGCAAGGCCCGCAAACTGGATATATTCAAAAAACCAGTTCATGTGGTGCCGATGTGGAGTGCCGCCTTGGGTCGTAATGTCGAAACTGTCTGGCCGTCCATCATGGAAATCCAGACTACTGCGTCGCGTACCGGTGTTTGGGCCGGCATGGATAGACCGGTTTGGGGACCTGACATCACCAAGACCTTCACCGGCCGCTACAAAGACGACAACGAGCAATGGCAAGAATCCAGTGTCACCGTAACCTTCCCGGAATGGGTCGCGGTCACGGTGTACCGGATTGTTGGCGGCAAGCGCTGTGCATTCACCGAGGAAGTGTATTGGCAAGAAGCCTATAGCACCGCCGGCGGTAAAAACTCACAAGTGCCTACGGCTATGTGGATCAAACGGCCGAAAGGTCAGTTGGCCAAGTGCGGTAAAGCCGCTTCGCTACGTGCAGCCTTTCCGGAGGAGTGCGGATACGCCGCCGAGGAAATGGATGGCAAAAGCATCGACGACATGAATGACAGCAGCGTGATTAACGGCACTGCCAGTCGTATCGACGAAGCGGACGTTATCGATGATGCGATTGTCGGCAGCGTCGAACCACCGCGGGTGATTGATTTATCCATGATACCGCCCAAGGTGCAAAAAGCCGTCAGTGAACTGGTTAGGCGCACAGCACTTGCCGGCGCCTGGAAAGCTGCCTACGACTATGCCAATAACAAGTTTGTGGGACTGGATCTGACCTATGCCATTGCTGAACTGGATAAAGCATCAGCGGTTGCCAAGACCACATCGGCTCAGGGTGATGTTAATCATCAGCCCCAAGACGCTTCTGGTATGCCACCCGCTCATGATCCGGCTTCGGAGGCGTTGAACAAGGCTCGCGAGACCTTGGGATCGACGCGTCAGTCATAGCCGTTTTAGCTATCAACCGCCGGTAAATTGCCGGTGACTATTTTCAACCCTACCTGGGCGTCCTGAATCGCCCTTGGGGTGAAATTCATGACGCCCTTTTTGTTTATGAGGAGATGTCATGAATGCCATTGATCAATCATCCAACCGCATACCGTGTCATACCGACTGGCATCGCTACGATTCACCCACGGTGATTCGCCGGCATGGCCGTGGTTACTTGGAGCGTAACTGGAGTCCGGGCAATCCTGTCCATGAAATCCAAGCGCCTACCAAGCCAGAACTGCAAAGTCTGGTCGAAAGCTATGGCGGTTTGGTCATGCCGACCCCCGATCTCGTGTTGCTGCTGTTTGCAGACTATCACTGGGCCCGGCGTTGTGAGAACCAACTCATCAAACGCGGCGTGTCGACACTGCGCCTAGGCTGCCATATCCAATTGCAGGAGTATCGGTGATGAAAGTCATCAATGTCTCTCAGCGATCGCCGGAATGGCGGTTATGGCGTTCACAAGGGCTTAGTGCCAGTGAGGCGGCGATCATTATGAATCGTTCGCCGCACAAGACGCCTTGGCGATTGTGGGCCGAAAAGACTGGTCTCGTGCTGGAACAAAGCCTGGACAACAATCCGTTGATCCGAGTAGGTATCGAGCAAGAACCAGAAGCCTTACAGCGCTTTGAAGATAAACACGATGTCATGCTGCTGCCCCTCTGCGGCGAATCAGATTGGTATTCGCTAATGCGGGCGTCCTTCGATGGTTTGTCGGAAAACAACGAACCGGTTGAAATCAAATGCCCGCATGAAACGACTTTTCTGGATGTGGTGCTAAACCGTGAGCAATCTGAAGCCTATCAACTTTACTGGTGCCAAGTGCAACAGCAAATGCTGGTGGCGGATGCACAGCGCGGCTTTTTGTTCTTCTATCACCAAGGTCAGGATGTGGAGTTTGAGATCGAGCGGGATGAAGTCTTTTTAAACCGGCTCGTCGATACCGCCATGGAATTCTGGTCGAACGTCAAACAGCGACAGGAACCCGAAAAAAATCCTGACCGCGATCTTTATCTACCCAAAGGCCATGCCGAACTGCAATGGCAGCAATTGGCGGCGAATTATCGCGACCATGCGGTAAAGATCGATGACCTGAAAGCTCAGCTCAAAGCGTTGGAAGCCACTCAATTCGACATCGAGCAAACCTTGGTGTTGTTGATGGGGGATTTCATGGCAGCCGAGCATTCTGGCTTACGTGTCAGTCGCTTTCAGATCCAAGGCAGTGTGGATTACAAAGCGGTGATGAAGGCCTTACTGCCGGATGTCACCGAAGCAATGCTTGACACTTATCGAAAACAACCGTCCAGCCGCATCCGCATAACCTGTCGGGATGACTCCGGCAGGCTGGCGGAAGTGCCTTTTGATGCTGACGCGTTGAAAGAGATGGTCGGTGCTGATTTCTGGTTCTGATCTCGGGTTTTGACGTCAGTGAAGAAAATTTAGCTGGAAAACAGTTTGGCTGTTTCATTCGAAACACGCTGAATCCGGTGTGAACCGGCGTTCCGCTATCAGGCGGCATGAAGGTGAATAACGTTTATGTATCAGGTGCGTCAAGCCTGGTTTGCAGTCCCGTCGGGGTTCATCACCCTAGCGGGTCATGGTGGCCCCTTTTATCAACAAAGGAGGTTCGCTATGAATAAAGACTTTTGGAAATGCCTATTTTGCTGGTTGGAAACGGCCAGTGTGGACGAGATTAGAGATAAACAGCGTGTGGTTCGGCAGATGCTCGGTCAAACCCGAGATCCGGATTTCAAAGCCGACATTCGTCGTATTTTGCGCTTTATGGACGAGGAAATCCTCGCCCGCGCGGAATTGGCGAACCTGATGCGAATGTCAGTATCGATGCCTCGCTAAAGGTAGTTTTGACACCACTTTAACCTTTTATCGTTCAACGTACTAACCCCCTGGCTAGCCAGGAATTTATCTCAACCCGACGGGGACACACTACCCGTCAGGGGAATGGTGCGCCTCGTGTTGCGGGTTTAACCCAAACATAAGGAGTTCACCATGTATCAATCCTATTCGATTGCCGACACCTTCGGCATACCTGCACCGGTCTCCATGAAAGTGGAAGGCTTTATCCCAGGACAAAACGCTTATGTCCCGGCGCAAAAACCCTATGTGTTTCGCAAGGATCATTTGCGCGACGTATTGGCGTTTTTAGGTTCTGCTAATGGTGACGGCTTATATCTGACTGGTCCTACCGGTTCCGGTAAAACCTCGTTGTTGGAACAAGTCGCTGCGCGTCTCAATTGGGGTGTGCATTCGGTCACCGGCCATGGTCGACTGGAACTCAACGATCTGCTCGGCCAATACATGCTGGTCGACGGCGGTGCGATGAAGTGGATCGATGGCCCCTTGACCTTGGCGGTACGCTTGGGCCATGTGTTGTTGATCAACGAAATCGATGCCATTGATCCCGCAGAGTTGATCGGCCTGAATGAAATCGTCGAAGGCAAGCCGTTGACGATTCCGCAGACCGGCGATGTGATTGCCCCACATCCCAAATTCCGTTTGGTCGCCACCGGCAATAGTGCAGGTAGCGGCGATCAGTCGGGCTTGTATCAGGGCGTGTTACGTCAAAACCTGGCGTTTCTGGATCGCTTTCGTTTAATGGAAGTCGGTTACCCGGAGCCTGAAGACGAAATGAAACTGTTGGCCGATGTGGTGCCGAGCATGCCGGAAACGGTGCGCGAAAGCATGATCAAGGTCGCCAATCAGATTCGCAAGGTGTTTATCGGTGGTGTCGATGGTAGCGGTATGTTATCCGTGACCCTGTCGACCCGCGGTTTAGTGCGTTGGGCGTCATTGGTGGCCACCTTCAAAAGTGCGCCCAATGCCTTGGCCTATTCGCTGGATCGGGCCTTGACCTTCCGAGCCGAGCCCGCCGAACGCGAAGCGATTCATCGCATCGCCAAGGATGTGTTTGGCGATGACTGGCAGGTCTAGTCATGGCCGCCTGGAATCTCTATCGTCATCATAACAGTGACGGCAGTTCTAAAGACTGGGCGGTCAGGAGTAACTCGGATGGCAGTATAACTACTCGTTGGGGCAAAACGGCAGATCGATTGCCGGGCGTAAGTAACCGTTACGGCCTGAAGCAACCCGACATCGAACGACAAAAACAGGCCAAAGGCTATGTGTTGGTCGCCGAGGTGGATATTGATGTTAACGGCAATGTGGTGGTTCCGGGTAAGACTCCGGCAACGTCATCACAATTGCCTGAACCTGATGCAAATCCCGAGTCTGTGCCAGCACCGCCAGTCGAGGCACTTTATTGGACCATTGATTGCCATGCAAAGCAGTCTATCCGTGTGGAATTGGGTATCGAGATCGAGCGACTGATCGGCGTTATTCAATCGGTATCGGATCAGCAATCTAAGCCTGAACAAGACTGGGATGGTTGGCAACAATTGATTGATACCACCCTCAATGCTGAAACCTTTGAACTAAGTGGTCAGATCAAATCAGTGCATGGTGTTTTGCCCTGGCTGTTTTTACTGGCACTGAAAGCAAAAGGCTTTAAAGGCGCGGACATTGATATTGCCACCGAAACCGCCCGAGATCTCTCGGCCGATCTGAAAGCTGAACAGGACGTGCTGGCATTTTTCGGCACCGACCTCGACAGTATTCGTGAAACTGCTGAAATCTTAGGTCTACTCAAACCCCGATTAAATCTGGCAGCGGCCATGTCCGACACGGACGACTGCTGGTTTTAACCCATATTGTTTTTTATTTAACCCGAAAGGGGCGCATCGGCCCCAACGGGATGGGTGTGCCTCTAATTTTTTAGGAGGTTCCCATGTCTCATGAAACGCAAGTGATATTAGATCGCGTGGTATTGGTGAAAGTCGAAGCCAATATCTACGGCGCACGCAAGAAACTGAAAAAAGAAGACCTGGTGCTGGCCGATGGTAGCAAATTGCCGCCGGAGGATTTAGCCAGCCTAGGCTCCAAACGTTTGCTCGATCCCGATAAGCTGACGGTATTCAACCGCCTGAAGAAAGAAGCTGAACGCATATGTTTGCGCGTCGGCACCCGCTTTCTGGGTGGTTTTGCCGTGCCGGTTGAGTCCGCAGCCAGCATTACTGCTGAACTCGAGCGCATTGCGCTGGATTTTGCAGCAGCTAAAACCGAGTTTATTGCCGGTTACGATGCGGCGGTCACTGACTGGGTGGTTCGCCATCCGGAATTTGCCGGCATCATCGAACAAGCGGTGGATTCAGTGGAGTTTGTC
This region includes:
- a CDS encoding ThiF family adenylyltransferase, yielding MANDQLGAAFRLLTSKGFVSTGHRHGRRTFRGILNCSSLPISISLEISDWDFLVYPVIKILEYPSHLPALLPHLSSEGNLCYFAPGSIVLDRYNPATAIDQCLVQATDVLNKILEDSDYRIHDIQNEFLSHWLLDQGRIPWLVLKGTIDTTKVSTNYFILGDDDNRKAIISDDANEVEIIAGSLGFSKPKISKCKCWILHTEKFPTIPDNTLPKTVKELFEWLKSWDNILYVRFQNILEKEQEYLQYSFVTFAISSPVGWVGFGFDLDTITLLAAKKTAGKRGPKLYKQFLHGRGSGGNIFRVHITDISADFVHNRNLSFSDLKDKRIVLIGCGAIGGFLAQSLVRLGAGTGCRGELILIDPDTLAPDNLGRHVLGYSSLFKLKAVALRDELLKQFPLSRIFAEPINITKYSKLFASDLLIDATGEEAISEMLNASQIAKRPKAPPILHIWIVGNGEATQSLWVDSEKYGCFHCLRLPNTQNYREERYKILKAEPERGFIGCQAFTPYAVSASISAAALATDSIIDWIKGDPSPRFRTRAVENANIRQVKNQNISPLDGCVACRNV
- a CDS encoding CBASS cGAMP synthase produces the protein MLKLNKLFFYADEKDVFNEVIRPSQEQRDYLVSCKNDIRDHLRPRIKEATRKILNMDKSVEPRFRTQGSWSYKTCIQPAYSPHQEMDWDYGVYLPVAVWEQNGPPHAMAKLYFDLVERLLYDLCKSKGWELQTGKSTCIRIQVANWAHIDIPLYAAPEHKFNEIVEKSLALLSIDNRGRSMVHDSAFLSESAEFGEIPEQVWEDLDDIMMATRSGEWKASDPEAVSRWFNDRVEEHGEQLRRVCCYLKAWRDYHWKDGGGPTSVSIMIAIAQAFKPNRGRDDLVLESSAEHLSNVILGEIREFGIDEGAEDFNNRLSNVEKTLAAQRAKQFVQAIRMARSYEWHMKHQAITELQNKLGERIPYKHDWVEVDNGADEVRTTPPQRVSQPVVRRTKAG
- a CDS encoding CBASS cGAMP-activated phospholipase; the protein is MGESTVDRFQILALSGGGYRGLYTAKVIANIEEDIKAPIATKFDLIAGTSVGGILALALALEIPAKDIVDLFVKHGDKIFKPQRWSFFGMFKALYSNNSLKNLLSDEKLFGERMLGSLKHPVIIPAINYTTGKPVIFKTPHHKNFKTDHQHKITDIALATSAAPAYFPRHVFDNNQYVDGGLFANAPGILALHEAENFFEYNLDNIHLLSVGTMSSKFTVDPRKNRDGGTIDWGGLNPANTPKKLFGLSISVQESLTDYMLKHRLKPEHYMHIDEDLTDQRANAVSLDKVDIAAQEVLQGSAVESAKICLGNSKFNSFMEHTPKTPVFYYGEHSNSEKG
- the ssb gene encoding single-stranded DNA-binding protein; its protein translation is MASRGVNKVILLGRLGADPDIRYLPNNGGKVVAIRLATSEVWKDQAKAKQEHTEWHRLVFFKKLADTAEQYLRKGSKIYVEGSLRTQQWDKNGEKRYRTEVVVRELQMLDRADENGAPRHSSQPSTPPTAANDAGLDEDFDDIPFF
- the bet gene encoding phage recombination protein Bet, which encodes MSNQPRNNPVKTRNLPMPIDVNQVYGISEQSWKVLTDVTFPTAKTPEAIMMALDYCKARKLDIFKKPVHVVPMWSAALGRNVETVWPSIMEIQTTASRTGVWAGMDRPVWGPDITKTFTGRYKDDNEQWQESSVTVTFPEWVAVTVYRIVGGKRCAFTEEVYWQEAYSTAGGKNSQVPTAMWIKRPKGQLAKCGKAASLRAAFPEECGYAAEEMDGKSIDDMNDSSVINGTASRIDEADVIDDAIVGSVEPPRVIDLSMIPPKVQKAVSELVRRTALAGAWKAAYDYANNKFVGLDLTYAIAELDKASAVAKTTSAQGDVNHQPQDASGMPPAHDPASEALNKARETLGSTRQS
- a CDS encoding YqaJ viral recombinase family nuclease — translated: MKVINVSQRSPEWRLWRSQGLSASEAAIIMNRSPHKTPWRLWAEKTGLVLEQSLDNNPLIRVGIEQEPEALQRFEDKHDVMLLPLCGESDWYSLMRASFDGLSENNEPVEIKCPHETTFLDVVLNREQSEAYQLYWCQVQQQMLVADAQRGFLFFYHQGQDVEFEIERDEVFLNRLVDTAMEFWSNVKQRQEPEKNPDRDLYLPKGHAELQWQQLAANYRDHAVKIDDLKAQLKALEATQFDIEQTLVLLMGDFMAAEHSGLRVSRFQIQGSVDYKAVMKALLPDVTEAMLDTYRKQPSSRIRITCRDDSGRLAEVPFDADALKEMVGADFWF
- a CDS encoding AAA family ATPase, with amino-acid sequence MYQSYSIADTFGIPAPVSMKVEGFIPGQNAYVPAQKPYVFRKDHLRDVLAFLGSANGDGLYLTGPTGSGKTSLLEQVAARLNWGVHSVTGHGRLELNDLLGQYMLVDGGAMKWIDGPLTLAVRLGHVLLINEIDAIDPAELIGLNEIVEGKPLTIPQTGDVIAPHPKFRLVATGNSAGSGDQSGLYQGVLRQNLAFLDRFRLMEVGYPEPEDEMKLLADVVPSMPETVRESMIKVANQIRKVFIGGVDGSGMLSVTLSTRGLVRWASLVATFKSAPNALAYSLDRALTFRAEPAEREAIHRIAKDVFGDDWQV